A DNA window from Ictidomys tridecemlineatus isolate mIctTri1 unplaced genomic scaffold, mIctTri1.hap1 Scaffold_1645, whole genome shotgun sequence contains the following coding sequences:
- the Gata2 gene encoding endothelial transcription factor GATA-2 isoform X2, which produces MEVAPEQPRWMAHPAVLNAQHPDSHHPGLAHNYMEPAQLLPPDEVDVFFNHLDSQGNPYYANPAHARARVSYSPAHARLTGGQMCRPHLLHSPGLPWLDGGKAALSAAAAHHHNPWTVSPFSKTPLHPSAAGGPGGPLSVYPGAAGGSGGGSGGSVASLTPTAAHSGSHLFGFPPTPPKEVSPDPSATGAASPASSSAGGSAAARGEDKDGVKYQVSLTESMKLEGGSPLRPGLATMGTQPATHHPIPTYPSYVPAAAHEYGSGLFHPGGFLGGPASSFTPKQRSKARSCSEGRECVNCGATATPLWRRDGTGHYLCNACGLYHKMNGQNRPLIKPKRRLGQVIYEGLNRLLALGASPLSPTPSPLEGGRGERLGRGGREGGVEAEAGGP; this is translated from the exons ATGGAGGTGGCGCCGGAGCAGCCTCGCTGGATGGCGCACCCCGCGGTGCTGAACGCCCAGCACCCCGACTCGCACCACCCGGGGCTGGCGCACAACTACATGGAGCCGGCTCAGCTGCTGCCCCCGGACGAAGTGGACGTCTTCTTTAATCACCTCGATTCGCAGGGCAACCCCTACTACGCCAACCCGGCCCATGCGCGGGCACGCGTCTCCTACAGCCCGGCGCACG CTCGCCTGACCGGAGGCCAGATGTGCCGTCCCCACTTGCTGCACAGCCCCGGGTTGCCCTGGCTGGATGGGGGCAAAGCAGCCCTGTCGGCCGCGGCTGCGCACCACCACAATCCCTGGACAGTGAGCCCCTTTTCCAAGACCCCCCTGCACCCCTCAGCTGCTGGAGGCCCTGGAGGACCCCTCTCCGTCTACCCAGGGGCGGCTGGAGGCAGCGGGGGAGGCAGCGGAGGCTCGGTGGCCTCCCTCACCCCCACGGCAGCCCACTCTGGTTCCCATCTCTTCGGCTTCCCACCGACGCCACCCAAAGAGGTGTCTCCAGACCCGAGCGCCACGGGGGCCGCCTCCCCGGCCTCCTCTTCGGCCGGGGGCAGCGCAGCAGCCCGGGGGGAGGACAAGGACGGTGTCAAGTACCAAGTGTCGCTGACCGAAAGCATGAAATTGGAGGGCGGTAGCCCTTTGCGCCCAGGTCTGGCCACCATGGGCACGCAGCCTGCCACCCACCACCCCATCCCCACCTACCCCTCCTATGTGCCCGCCGCTGCGCACGAATATGGCAGCGGACTCTTCCACCCAGGGGGTTTTTTGGGTGGCCCAGCCTCCAGCTTCACCCCGAAGCAGCGGAGCAAGGCGCGATCCTGCTCAG AAGGGCGAGAGTGTGTCAACTGCGGAGCCACGGCCACCCCTCTGTGGCGGCGAGATGGGACCGGTCACTACCTGTGCAATGCCTGCGGGCTGTATCACAAGATGAACGGGCAGAACCGACCCTTGATCAAACCCAAGCGGAGACTG ggccAAGTGATTTATGAGGGCTTAAATCGTTTGCTTGCTTTGGGGGCATCCCCCCTTTCCCCAACCCCCTCCCCCTTGGAGGGAGGCCGCGGGGAGaggctgggaaggggagggagggagggaggggtggaggctgaggctggtggCCCCTGA
- the Dnajb8 gene encoding dnaJ homolog subfamily B member 8, with product MANYYEVLGVQSSASPEDIKKAYRKLALRWHPDKNPDNKEEAEKKFKQVSEAYEVLSDSKKRSVYDRAGCDSWRAGGGASTPYNSPFDTGYTFRNPEDIFREFFGGLDPFSFDFWDVPFGSDRASRGHGLRGAFSAGFGEFPAFMEAFSNFDVLGRSGGSRTTFSSTSFGGSGSGSSGFKSVMSSTEMVNGHKVTTKRIVENGQERVEVEEDGQLKSVTINGKEQLKRVDSK from the coding sequence ATGGCCAACTACTACGAAGTGCTGGGGGTCCAGTCCAGCGCGTCCCCAGAGGACATCAAGAAGGCCTACCGCAAGCTGGCTTTGCGGTGGCACCCCGACAAGAACCCCGACAACAAGGAGGAGGCCGAGAAGAAGTTCAAGCAGGTGTCGGAGGCCTACGAGGTCCTGTCCGACTCCAAGAAGCGCTCCGTGTATGACAGGGCGGGGTGTGACAGCTGGCGGGCAGGTGGCGGGGCCAGCACCCCCTACAACAGTCCCTTCGACACGGGCTACACCTTCCGAAACCCCGAGGACATCTTCCGTGAGTTCTTTGGTGGCCTGGACCCTTTCTCCTTTGACTTCTGGGATGTCCCCTTCGGCAGTGACCGGGCCAGCAGGGGACATGGCCTGCGAGGGGCCTTCTCGGCGGGCTTTGGCGAGTTCCCGGCCTTCATGGAGGCCTTCTCCAACTTCGATGTGCTGGGCCGGAGCGGGGGCAGCCGCACCaccttctcctccacctcctttgGGGGGTCCGGCTCCGGGAGCTCGGGGTTCAAGTCGGTGATGTCGTCCACGGAGATGGTCAACGGGCACAAGGTGACCACCAAGCGCATCGTGGAGAACGGGCAGGAGcgcgtggaggtggaggaggacgGGCAGCTCAAGTCGGTGACCATCAACGGCAAGGAACAGCTCAAGAGGGTGGACAGCAAGTAA
- the Gata2 gene encoding endothelial transcription factor GATA-2 isoform X1 has protein sequence MEVAPEQPRWMAHPAVLNAQHPDSHHPGLAHNYMEPAQLLPPDEVDVFFNHLDSQGNPYYANPAHARARVSYSPAHARLTGGQMCRPHLLHSPGLPWLDGGKAALSAAAAHHHNPWTVSPFSKTPLHPSAAGGPGGPLSVYPGAAGGSGGGSGGSVASLTPTAAHSGSHLFGFPPTPPKEVSPDPSATGAASPASSSAGGSAAARGEDKDGVKYQVSLTESMKLEGGSPLRPGLATMGTQPATHHPIPTYPSYVPAAAHEYGSGLFHPGGFLGGPASSFTPKQRSKARSCSEGRECVNCGATATPLWRRDGTGHYLCNACGLYHKMNGQNRPLIKPKRRLSAARRAGTCCANCQTTTTTLWRRNANGDPVCNACGLYYKLHNVNRPLTMKKEGIQTRNRKMSNKSKKSKKGTEGLEELSRCMQDKSSPFSAAALAGHMAPVGHLPPFSHSGHILPTPTPIHPSSSLSFGHPHPSSMVTAMG, from the exons ATGGAGGTGGCGCCGGAGCAGCCTCGCTGGATGGCGCACCCCGCGGTGCTGAACGCCCAGCACCCCGACTCGCACCACCCGGGGCTGGCGCACAACTACATGGAGCCGGCTCAGCTGCTGCCCCCGGACGAAGTGGACGTCTTCTTTAATCACCTCGATTCGCAGGGCAACCCCTACTACGCCAACCCGGCCCATGCGCGGGCACGCGTCTCCTACAGCCCGGCGCACG CTCGCCTGACCGGAGGCCAGATGTGCCGTCCCCACTTGCTGCACAGCCCCGGGTTGCCCTGGCTGGATGGGGGCAAAGCAGCCCTGTCGGCCGCGGCTGCGCACCACCACAATCCCTGGACAGTGAGCCCCTTTTCCAAGACCCCCCTGCACCCCTCAGCTGCTGGAGGCCCTGGAGGACCCCTCTCCGTCTACCCAGGGGCGGCTGGAGGCAGCGGGGGAGGCAGCGGAGGCTCGGTGGCCTCCCTCACCCCCACGGCAGCCCACTCTGGTTCCCATCTCTTCGGCTTCCCACCGACGCCACCCAAAGAGGTGTCTCCAGACCCGAGCGCCACGGGGGCCGCCTCCCCGGCCTCCTCTTCGGCCGGGGGCAGCGCAGCAGCCCGGGGGGAGGACAAGGACGGTGTCAAGTACCAAGTGTCGCTGACCGAAAGCATGAAATTGGAGGGCGGTAGCCCTTTGCGCCCAGGTCTGGCCACCATGGGCACGCAGCCTGCCACCCACCACCCCATCCCCACCTACCCCTCCTATGTGCCCGCCGCTGCGCACGAATATGGCAGCGGACTCTTCCACCCAGGGGGTTTTTTGGGTGGCCCAGCCTCCAGCTTCACCCCGAAGCAGCGGAGCAAGGCGCGATCCTGCTCAG AAGGGCGAGAGTGTGTCAACTGCGGAGCCACGGCCACCCCTCTGTGGCGGCGAGATGGGACCGGTCACTACCTGTGCAATGCCTGCGGGCTGTATCACAAGATGAACGGGCAGAACCGACCCTTGATCAAACCCAAGCGGAGACTG TCGGCCGCCCGGAGAGCTGGCACCTGTTGTGCGAATTGTCAGACGACAACCACCACCTTGTGGCGCCGGAATGCCAACGGGGACCCGGTGTGCAACGCCTGTGGCCTCTACTACAAGCTGCACAAT GTTAACCGGCCGCTGACCATGAAGAAGGAGGGCATCCAGACCCGCAATCGGAAGATGTCCAACAAGTCCAAGAAGAGCAAGAAGGGGACCGAGGGTCTGGAGGAGCTGTCCAGATGCATGCAGGACAAGTCGTCGCCCTTCAGCGCCGCCGCCCTGGCAGGACACATGGCCCCCGTGGGTCACCTCCCGCCCTTCAGCCACTCGGGACACATCCTGCCCACGCCCACGCCCATCCACCCTTCCTCCAGCCTCTCCTTtggccacccccacccctccagcaTGGTGACCGCCATGGGCTAG